A section of the Triticum dicoccoides isolate Atlit2015 ecotype Zavitan chromosome 7A, WEW_v2.0, whole genome shotgun sequence genome encodes:
- the LOC119329284 gene encoding SPX domain-containing protein 1-like has protein sequence MKFGKSLSSQIVETLPEWRDKFLSYKDLKKRLKLIGLGADGEERQAKRARVSDPAGDGGDEAAAAMTPEEADFMRLLEAELDKFNSFFVEKEEEYIIRQKELQDRVARAAGMESREELLRVHKEIVDFHGEMVLLENYSALNYTGLVKILKKYDKRTGALIRLPFIQNVLLQPFFTTDLLYKLVKECEAMLDQLLPSSKPSVSIEEGKEDGNTADQHLNPSSSLANSRCIPELDEIEFMESMYMKSTVAALRALKEIRSKSSTVSAFSLPPLQGNNAPEEQERWTKISVIEQAAK, from the exons ATGAAGTTCGGCAAGAGCCTGAGCAGCCAGATCGTGGAGACGCTGCCGGAGTGGCGCGACAAGTTCCTGTCCTACAAGGACCTCAAGAAGCGGCTCAAGCTCATCGGCCTCGGCGCCGACGGCGAGGAGCGGCAGGCCAAGCGGGCCCGCGTCTCGGACCCCGCcggggacggcggcgacgaggcggcggcggcgatgacgcCCGAGGAGGCCGACTTCATGCGGCTCCTGGAGGCCGAGCTCGACAAGTTCAATTCTTTCTTCGTCGAGAAGGAGGAGGAGTACATCATCCGCCAGAAG GAGTTGCAGGACAGGGTGGCCCGGGCTGCCGGGATGGAGTCCAGGGAGGAGTTGCTGCGTGTGCACAAGGAGATCGTCGACTTCCATGGCGAGATGGTGCTGCTTGAGAATTACAGCGCCCTCAACTACACCG GGCTGGTGAAGATTCTCAAGAAGTATGACAAGAGAACTGGGGCTCTTATCCGTCTGCCCTTCATCCAaaatgtgctgcttcagcctttctTCACCACTGACCTCCTGTACAAGCTTGTGAAGGAGTGTGAGGCCATGCTCGACCAGCTCCTGCCATCAAGCAAACCATCTGTATCAATTGAAGAGGGAAAAGAAGATGGCAACACTGCGGACCAGCATCTGAACCCCAGTTCTTCCTTGGCTAACAGCAGATGTATTCCGGAGCTTGATGAGATTGAGTTCATGGAGAGCATGTACATGAAGAGCACGGTTGCGGCGCTTAGGGCTCTGAAAGAGATCCGAAGCAAAAGCTCCACAGTCAGTGCTTTCTCGTTGCCACCTCTTCAGGGCAATAATGCACCCGAAGAGCAGGAAAGGTGGACGAAGATATCTGTGATCGAGCAGGCTGCCAAATGA